One stretch of Acidimicrobiia bacterium DNA includes these proteins:
- a CDS encoding glutamine synthetase family protein codes for MFGSFGEVLEYIEREGIEQIDVKVVDLQGRWRRMTYSAAHVGKRLFEEGTGISLSPYPGYRTIESGDMKVRPDISTGFVDPFHTRPTLAFICDMYDNDGNRYERDPRFVLQKAEQAIADLGLGATALFSPELEFYILDGADYGSSAGSAHYDVESHAVGWGESEQPLYRLTGMAKVGQVDLPLDRFAPIREQMVRRIEAIGIPVKYHHQELGTPGQAEIEVYFDTPVRTADSMMIMRYLIKNTALEYSKIVTFMPKPFEGHAGNGTHFHQYLTDGERSMFYDVAGYGGLSELATNYLCGLLEHTPALMGIGNASTNSYRRFAPNMAAPVKLVFGLGNRSSAVRIPGYAVNEREARVEYRMPDATANPYLIIAAQLMAGIDGVNRKLDPTKQGFGPYDVNIYDLPAEEQAKLRDVPITFEAALAELDADRAFLTGDGVFPDELIDSYLKVKMDAEVAMVHVRPHPYEYELYFDL; via the coding sequence ATGTTCGGCAGCTTTGGCGAGGTACTCGAATACATCGAGCGGGAAGGCATCGAGCAGATCGATGTGAAGGTCGTCGACCTGCAGGGTCGCTGGCGTCGTATGACCTACTCGGCGGCGCATGTCGGCAAGCGACTCTTCGAAGAGGGGACCGGGATCTCCCTGTCTCCATATCCGGGCTACCGGACGATTGAGTCCGGTGACATGAAGGTTCGACCGGATATCTCCACAGGGTTCGTTGATCCGTTCCACACACGACCAACACTGGCCTTCATCTGCGACATGTACGACAACGACGGAAATCGCTACGAGCGTGATCCGCGGTTCGTGCTCCAGAAGGCCGAGCAGGCTATTGCGGACCTCGGGCTGGGAGCAACGGCCCTCTTTTCGCCTGAGCTGGAGTTCTACATCCTCGACGGAGCCGACTATGGATCCTCGGCCGGGTCTGCTCACTACGACGTGGAATCCCATGCCGTCGGCTGGGGAGAGAGCGAGCAGCCTCTCTACCGACTGACCGGGATGGCCAAAGTGGGGCAGGTCGATCTGCCCCTCGATCGGTTTGCCCCGATACGAGAACAGATGGTTCGCCGGATCGAAGCGATCGGTATCCCCGTCAAGTACCACCACCAGGAACTCGGCACGCCGGGACAAGCGGAGATCGAGGTGTATTTCGATACGCCAGTTCGCACTGCCGACTCCATGATGATCATGCGCTACCTCATCAAGAACACGGCGCTCGAGTATTCCAAGATCGTGACGTTCATGCCGAAGCCGTTCGAGGGGCACGCAGGCAACGGTACCCACTTCCATCAGTACCTCACCGATGGCGAGCGGTCGATGTTCTACGACGTCGCCGGCTACGGCGGACTGAGTGAACTCGCCACCAACTATCTCTGTGGACTGCTCGAGCACACGCCGGCGCTGATGGGAATCGGGAATGCCAGCACCAACTCTTACCGGCGATTCGCCCCCAACATGGCGGCGCCCGTCAAGCTCGTGTTCGGACTCGGGAATAGGTCATCTGCAGTGCGAATCCCGGGCTACGCAGTGAACGAACGGGAGGCTCGGGTCGAATACCGGATGCCCGACGCCACCGCCAACCCCTACCTCATCATTGCCGCCCAGCTCATGGCCGGTATCGATGGAGTGAATCGAAAGCTCGACCCGACGAAGCAGGGATTTGGGCCATACGACGTGAACATCTACGACTTGCCGGCCGAGGAACAGGCCAAGCTCCGTGACGTTCCGATCACTTTCGAGGCGGCACTGGCCGAACTCGACGCCGATCGGGCATTCCTGACCGGGGACGGTGTGTTCCCAGACGAGCTGATCGACTCATATCTGAAGGTGAAAATGGATGCTGAAGTCGCCATGGTTCACGTCCGGCCCCATCCGTACGAGTACGAGCTGTATTTCGATCTGTAG